The nucleotide sequence CTTCCAGCGCATGCAGTGCAACGGATTTCCCCGATCCGGACATGCCACTGATCAGAACAAGCTCCATAGACATGATTTCACACTCCTTTGACTTTGCTGCCAGTTTTGCGGGTGGCAGTTGTCGATTTTCTATCCCGGGTGCCGGGTGTATTCGGGTTGGGGCTGGATGCCAATCTTGCCATGCCCAGCATTTCTCGGGCATGTGCCATCGTTGCATCGGATAAGTGTTCGCCGCCCAGCATGCGGGCCATCTCCATCTCGCGCTCCTCTCCCATCAAGGGGTCAACGCTGCTGATGGTGGTGTTGGATTTGGGGCGTTTGGTCACGCGGTAATGCTGATCGGCATAAGCGGCAACCTGCGGCAGGTGGGTGACGGCCAGCACCTGGCGCGAGGCGCCCAGCGAATGCATGAGGCGGCCCACGGTTTCGGCCACTGCACCACCCACGCCGGAGTCCACCTCGTCAAAGATCAGCGTGCCCGCCTGGCCCAGTTCGCTGGTGGTTACGGCAATGGCCAGCGAGATGCGGGATAGCTCGCCACCAGACGCCACCTTGGCGATCGGTTTAGGTGTGGCACCTGTGTGACCGGCGACCAGAAACGTAATGCTGTCTGTACCTGCAGGGCCGGCGTTTTGCCCATGCTCCAGCTGAACCTCAAAGCGTCCGCCCTTCATGCCCAGGGTCTGCATGGACTGGGTAATGGCCCGGGAAAGGCGTGGCGCGGCCAGTGCACGTTGCTGCGAAATCTGGCGAGCCTCGGTTTGAAAGTGCTGGTGTGCAGCTTGCTCTGCAGCGCGCAGACTATCCACATCCACAGCGGCATCCAGCTGACGCAGCTCCTGCTTCCAGCCCTCCAGCAAGGCGGGCAGTTCCTCTGGGGTGCGCTTGTAGCGGCGTGCCAGTTGCATCCATAGCGACAGGCGTTCATCCAGATGTGTCAGAAGTTCCGGGTCCAGATCGGCGCGACGCAGATAGGCCTGCAAAGAGTGGCGTGCATCATGCAACTGAGCCACGCAGGAGCCCAGCACGTCGGCGATGTTTTGAAACTCTGGCTCCAGGTGCTCCTGATCTTGGAGCATATGGTGCGCTCTGCCCAAGGGGTTGGCGGCACCGGCATCATCATCTTCCAGCAGTTGCAGGCAGGTCTGGGCGGAATCCATCAGCGTCTGTGCATGCGACAGGCGCGTGTGCTGGGCGTTGAGTTCATCCCATTCGTCAGCGCGTGGCGAGAGCTTGTCCAGTTCGGAAATCTGCCATTGCAGTCGTTCACGCTCACGCTGCAGATTGTCCTGGGCGGAAAGGGCTTGCTCCAGTATCTGGCTGGCTCCATGCCAGGCGCTCCACAAAGTCTTGAGCGCGCTGGTATCGATGCCGCCATAGGTATCCAGCATGGCGCGGGCCGAATCCGGTCGAGTCAGGCTTTGCCATGCGTGCTGGCCGTGAATATCGATCAGCTGTTCACCCAGATGGCGCAACTGTGTGGCCGTTGCGGGCGAGCCATTGATCCATGCACGGCTGCGGCCCTGGCTGTCT is from Comamonas fluminis and encodes:
- the recN gene encoding DNA repair protein RecN, with the protein product MALKRIVLQDFVIVQSLDLDWQAGFTVLTGETGAGKSIMLDALQLVLGARADAQVVREGCSQADICAEFDCPAHLQPWLEESGFAQEPELLLRRVIDSQGRSRAWINGSPATATQLRHLGEQLIDIHGQHAWQSLTRPDSARAMLDTYGGIDTSALKTLWSAWHGASQILEQALSAQDNLQRERERLQWQISELDKLSPRADEWDELNAQHTRLSHAQTLMDSAQTCLQLLEDDDAGAANPLGRAHHMLQDQEHLEPEFQNIADVLGSCVAQLHDARHSLQAYLRRADLDPELLTHLDERLSLWMQLARRYKRTPEELPALLEGWKQELRQLDAAVDVDSLRAAEQAAHQHFQTEARQISQQRALAAPRLSRAITQSMQTLGMKGGRFEVQLEHGQNAGPAGTDSITFLVAGHTGATPKPIAKVASGGELSRISLAIAVTTSELGQAGTLIFDEVDSGVGGAVAETVGRLMHSLGASRQVLAVTHLPQVAAYADQHYRVTKRPKSNTTISSVDPLMGEEREMEMARMLGGEHLSDATMAHAREMLGMARLASSPNPNTPGTRDRKSTTATRKTGSKVKGV